In Prionailurus viverrinus isolate Anna chromosome D1, UM_Priviv_1.0, whole genome shotgun sequence, the DNA window TGGTTCTTTTTTGCTCCCCCCACAACAATGTGTTTAATCATTCTGCCCAATTATAACTCCCAAGGGAAAGGATCCAAAACGAGGGGGCTGGGGCGGTCGGGAGACTTGGGTAAGTCCATACTTGGTCCCTGACGTCCTGTCAAGTGTCTGAGTACCTGGGCTGGGCATGAGGTGGGTCAGGATGATGGTACCAGAATACTCCGGGGAAGGAGAAGATGCCAAAGGGGCCTGGAACCCCCAAATGTCACTGGAGGATGGGAAATGAGCACTGGATGGCTGAGGAGGCTGCAGGGGTGCAGAGAGGACCACCCCTCTTCCTTCGGCTTTTGGAGAGGCTTTGGCCTCCTCCTCAGAAAGAAAGTATCACATagtcctctccctcctccctcattctGGGCGGGGAAACCAAGCAGAGACAAGCCCAACGAATCTCTCAGGGCATCAGGAAGAGCAGACAGTAGTAGGGTAAGAGGCCAAAGGCAGGGAAAAGGCTCACGGAGCCGGGGCTGGCATGCAACTCAGAACCAAGAAAAGAACAAACCACACGAGAGGACAGCTGTTTTTCTAGAGGGTTTTTCTCAGGAGGGGCCTCTTAGTGTCGAAGCTGCCGCAGGCTGCGCAGAGCCTCAGCACAAGCTCGGATTAGGCTACACAGCTGGATGCTAGTCTCCAGGGAGGTGCTAGAGCCCAGCTCAGCTGAGGCCCAGGTCAGCTTCTGCAGGAGGGCCTCCTGTGTGCAGGCCAGGACGTCTGCATTTGGAGGCCCGGCAGGAGGGGGTGGCCCCTGGGCTGCCTTGAGCCCTGCTGCAGCTCCCTCACAGTGCTCTGGACGGGGTACTGGGGGCTGAGGGGCTGGCCGGGAGCCCAAGGGGAGCTCCGAGGCAGAGGCAAGCTGGTGTTCCCGAGCTTGGGAGAGGGCAGCCTGGGCGTTCAGAgctaaaaaaaggagaaaatgggtgaaatGGTCAGGGCGCCTGTCCCCTCTCGGCCCTGAGCCACCTCCTTACTCTTTACTGCTCTGCTCTTTCTATGCTTGAGATGTTTTTCCTAACCCCTCTATTAGGTAACgcatccattttcttctttgtgtcgAAGTTACTTGTGCCCTTGATTCATCTCTCCCATCAGGACCGTGCCCGATGGAGCTCAGACTCttcacagtgtctggcacaaagtaggtgttTAGTGCTCTCACTGAACGAATGGTCCTTTCTAGAGCCGAAAGGAGAAAGCACCTTACCTCCGCCCCACCCGCAGACTCCACTGTCCCCTCCCAAACCTACTGTTCCGGGGCTTCTAATTAGCACGCATCTTCTCCACCAAGCACACTCGACCCCCTCACCCGGATTATCTTTATCCACGTCTGAGTCGAGCTCCTGACAAGCCACGCAGTAGATTTTCCGCTGTTTGTCTTGGAGGAGGATCGTCTAGAAGCAGAAAGTACGGGGGCAGGGGTGAGACGCGAGGCCACGGAATCCAGGGGGGAGAGTTGAGGAAGGGCCGTTGAGGCCTGGTCCGCGGCCCCATCCCCGATCCCACGTCCCGAGTCTCCTCACCCCGCAGTCCGCGCACGTCTCGCCCAGCATGCGGTAACCACGCAGCAGGTAGTCGCCCATGAGCCTGGAGATGCGATCCTGTCGCTCCCGTCGCGCTTGCAGAACCTTCGTCTCCGCTTCGCTCGGGGGCTCCCAGGAGAAATCGTCGACTTCTGGCGGAAGAGAGTCACAAGAGACAGAGAGGTCTTGCCCGAGCGGGTTGCCTCCGATATCCCGCAACCACAGGCCCCCGCAGCCCAAGTCCTCACCAGCGCCGTTCAGGGCCATGTTGCCGTTGTCGCCACTAGGTTCACCGGAAGTGACGTACAAGCAGCGCGCTTTCCACCCGGCTCCGCCCCCTTCACGCCCTCCTAGGATGAGGGCGGAAACGGCACCCCTCAGACGTCAACACGCCAGGAGTGGGGCGTGGCTGCTGCCGGCGACGCTGGCCTGCTGGCGAGCCCCGCATCCGGAACCGGGTCTGCGAACTTTGGGCTGCTGGGGCCGCAGGAGGGGAGTCCCCGGGGTAACGCCGCTCGGGCCGCAGGACCGGAAAGTGGTGGGTGTGCGGGGTCGCCTGTCTTACCCGTCGCAGATGAAGAAGACCACTTGGCTGGTGAAATCCCCGCTGGCCTCCACCTGCCCTAGGGCTTCCCTTTCCGCACCGGTCGCACCGACAGGCCGGGCAGTGTCGTCTAGTGGCCCCCTGCGCGCGCGTCCAGCCTCCTCGGGCCTCAGTACTTCTCACTTCAGAAGGCAGGCCAGGCGGGGATCGGTCTCCCTTTCTATTCCTTTCAGCCTGTTTCAAGACACTCCCACCCCTTTCTGCCTGTTCGGAGTCCCGATCTGCCGACCCCTTAGCCCCAAGGCCTGGGACTGATGCAAAGTCCGCccctgactcactctctctctttctttctttctttctttctttctttctttctttctttctttctttctttctttctttctcccttccttcctcccttccttcctcccttccttcctcccttcctttctttcttttccttccttccttccttccttccttcctcccttcctccctttctttctttctttctttctttctcccttccttcctcccttcctttctttcttttccttccttccttccttcctccctccctccctccctctttctttctttctttctttctttccttctttctcttccttccttcctttctttcctttctttctttcctttcttcctctctctctctttttcttttgactcATGCAATGACCGcccctaacttttctttttctttctctttcttttcttttctttcgaCTAATGCAAAGTCCGCCCCTaacctaccttccttccttcctttttttctttcctcctcttctttttaaagtttaagccctcaatagggcgcctgggtggctcagtcgattaagcgtgggactgacttcagctcaggtcatgatctcacagttcgtgggttcccgccccacgtcgggctctgtgctgacagctcagagtctggagcctgcttgaaattctgtgtctccctctctgccccttcccctctccccctcggtctctctctcgaaaataaacaaacattaggggcgcctgggtggctcagtcggttgagcgtccgacttcgctcaggtcacgatctcacggtccgtgagttcgagccccgcatcaggctctgtgctgacagctcagagcctggagcctgcttcagattctgtgtctccctctctctctggccctccccccgttcatgctctgtctctctctgtctcaaaaataaataaatgttaaaaaaaaaaagaaagaaagaaaataaacaaacattaaaaaaaagtgtaagccCCCAAACGCTGGCTGACTGAGAAGTGCTGTGCTGGGCAGGCACCAGAGCTGGTCCAGCTGCTGCGGAGAGGTTCCCGCTGGATGGTGAGGCTGAGGGACCTAATAGGTATGACTGTAATATTGTTTTTTAGGTAGGTCTCTGTTAAAAGTACTAGGGCTCCCTGGACATTGGTCTTgacttttccctctcttctgtgttctttttctttatacattctctCCTTTATTAGATTTAGAGAAGCCAGACGGGGCAGGCAGTGGTCCCCAGATGTGCAGCCCGAAGTGCCTTAAGGCTGTACCCcagggcagaggagaaggagcTAGGATTTAGACCCCCATCATCTAATCGGCAACTTCCTTCTTTGGCTACACAGCACATGCTTCTGCAATCTTACCTGGAGATCGAGTGCCCTCCTTTTGAccccaccttctttcttttttttttttttttaaattttttttttcaacgtttatttatttttgggacagagagagacagagcatgaacgggggaggggcagagagagagggagacacagaatcggaaacaggctccaggctccgggccatcagcccagagcccgacgcggggctcgaactcccggaccgcgagatcgtgacctggctgaagccggacgcttaaccgactgcgccacccaggcgcccctgccccacCTTCTTTCTACATAGACTCCCCGGAACTGCCATTTTCTGACCCTTGCTGCCTCCTGCTTACTTGGAGAGCTCTGTGCCCCTCTTCACTCTCTCCATTTACCAGCAGGCTCCTGGGCATTAGTGCTCTTGACTCGCAGGCTGACCCGAAGTCAGTTCAGCCAAGCTGACTGGTGGAACTCTTGAACTCTAACCTGTATGCACAGACCCTCCAGGTCCATACCGCTTCAGCTCCCAGCCCCATCCTGAACTCATCTCATCAGCATGGCCAGGATCCCCTCAACAGCTTATTCTTCCTGGAGCCAACTAAGATCCTGACATTCATCCTCCCGTTCCCTCCCTTTAGTTTACTCCTCATGACAGCCTTATCCGGAAGGTACTACTgctatccccattctacagaacAGGAAACAATAatgctttgaaaattttttatagcatttattcatttttgagacacagagggagcatgagcggggtgaggggcagagaaagagagagacacagaatctgaagcaggctccaggctcggagctgtcagcacagagcccgacgtgggaattgagcccacaaaccgtaagatcgtgacctgaaccgaagttggatgctcaactgactgagccacccaagcgccccaacaaTAATGCTTTTAAGGCCTATATcagggtgcacctgggtggctcaggcggtcaaccatccgactttggctcaggtcatgatctcacacttggtgagttcaagccccacgtcgggctctgtgctgacagctccgagcttggagcctgcttcggattctgtgtctccctccctctctgcccctcccctgctcccactttgtcttcctctccctctcaaaagtaaataaacgttaacaaaaagacacaaatcaagtcATATCGCTCTTTTGCTCAAAATTCTCTGGCATCTCCCCATCATACCTAGACAAAAATCCAAAGTCTTTCCTATGGTCTCCAAGGTCCTATGAATTTGGCTCCCGGCCCACTTCCTCTCTTCCCACTCTCCCTGCAAACCTGCCCTCCCATTACTCAAGGAGATTCTCATCACCTTTCTCTCCTCAGAGCCCGTCCCTGCCTCCAGTTGTGCAGGAGGGTAGACAAGGCACAGGTCGGGCATCAGCTAGGCCTGGCTTTGATCCTGGATTCGCCGCTTACTGCCTCTGTCACCAGCAGTAATTCCCTTCGCTTGTCTGGACTTCCagctcctcatctgtgaaactgGGTCAGTTACACCTACTTGGCAGGGTTGCCGTGGGGATTTAGTGAGATGTGAGGAGAGAGGTGGCAGGAGACAGTTGTCCCCCAGCCTCTCACACGAATGCAGGTTTCGTGAGCAGAGACACTACCTTTATTCTGAACTGTCTTTCCCAGGATGTTTGTAGAGTCAACAGCCTTGGACAACAGAGATAGCGGCTCCCTCTAGAGCAAAGGGCAGACATACTTACTGCCCGTTATGAAATCCCTGGGTGGCCCAAGCTCAGGGTTCCTCTACTGTGACACAACTGGCCCTGTGTGTGGGCATCCACATGAGTCCACCTGCATCGCACTGGTGAGACCTGAGGGTAAGGGGAAGTGACAAGTATTCTCGTGCTCATAACGCGTGCTGTGCTGTAATGAAGTCCTTTATATCTCTGGCCCAGaagtctcatgtcttctgccagtaTCCCTGAAATTGTGTCACCTTGTTTATTTGAAAGTAGGGTGAAATGAGAGACCCTATggcatacaggtgtgctgtttcgaagggacacatgcacccccatgttcatagcagcacgatcgacaacagccaaagtatggaaagagcccaatgtccaccgacggatgaatggataaagatgtggtatagctgtacaagggagtattactcggcaatcaaagagaatgaaatcttgccatttgcaactacgtggatggaactggagggtattatgctaagggaaattagtcaaagacaaatatatgacttcactcctatgatgacttcaagagacaaaacagatgaacatcagggaagggaaacaaaaataatatgaacacagggagggggacaaaacagaagagactcatggagaacaaactgagggttactggaggggttgtgggaggcggggaggggctcaatgggtcaggggcactaaggaatctactcctgaaatcactgttgccctagatgctaactaatttggatgtaaatttttaaaaaatataaaattagaaaaaataaataaatatcataaattgcacacaaaaataatgataagagaccctttcacagttctggactgTTCTCGCACTGAGGATGAGGTGCTGACGGAAGCACAGTTTTCCGTAAGAGGATGTATGAGGACCTCACGGGCTGACGAACACATGTGGAGGGGAAGGCCAAGGGAAGCAGCAGCGCACAGGTTGACCAAATCGTAcaatcaaccaatcaataaaCGGCCTGCGACTTCCTTTCCTGTTCATGAGAACGAGTGAGGGAGGTCGTTGCAGGTGGGGTACCTGGAAGTAGGGTCAAAGCCAGCTGCCAGACGCTGCCCAGGTTGTTGCTAACTCTCCTCTGGGTGGGACTGGGGGATGCAGGGGTAATGGCCCACAGCCTGGCAGGCAGCCTCGGGTCTGCCCCGTTGTAACAACCAGCCCTAAGACTCATTTGGGGCCTGCGGGAGTTTCCAGCCCCTTTCAGACGGCACATACACACTGAACAATGAAGGGAGGGAAATTTACTACCCCTGTGGACCAAAGTCAGATGAATCATGAGAATTTTGTTGGCTCACTTGGGAGACGAGGAGAAGGACATGGGATGCTTGTTAAGGAAGGACAGTAACAGCGGGACCATCTTACAGCTCAGTCCTTCCTACAGTCTATCATgcgaatctttttttttgttgttgttacagttttttaatgttttagttatttttcagagacagagagagacagagcacaagtcggggaggggcagagagagaaggagacacagaatccgaagcaggctccggactgtcagcacagagcccgacgtggggctcaaacccacaaactgtgagattgtgacctgagccgaagtcggacgctcaaccgactgagccacccaggcacccctatcatgcGAATCTTATACCCATGCCAAGATGATGATGAAAGGTCTCAGCTTtgcttagttttttgttttcatttttgtttttttgccaatgAGTCCTAGCTGCTATATCGAAGCTTTATCCCACTCAGGGAGATTCTCTTGAGACAGACAAGCTCCCTTAGAAAACCATAGATGAGGCATGGATTGCTCTTTGGGTTCTTGTCTTAATATGGGTTCACAGTGCTGCTAAAGGTGGCCAAAAAAAATCTGGATAAATTTTTGTGATCAGCTCCACTGCCCTAGAAAATGCTCCTAGCCCTTACattaaaaccaggaaaaaaaccaAGATGTTATTATCACAATGAGACAGAGCCTCGACCAAGGTAGTTTCCTTTAAAAGTCACAGACGTGCAAGTCAAGTCCAAGTACTGACAGACATCTATAGAATATTCcacccaacaatagcagaatgcatattcttctcaagtatatatggaacgttctccagaagaGACCATATGGtaaaccataaaacaagtctcagtaaattCAAAAGggttgaaatcatacagaataaGTTCTCAGACCACAATGTAATGAAGTTttcaataacagaaggaaatttagGAAATTCACAAATACGTAGAAATTAAACAGCAGACTCTAAAATGACTAATGAGTCATAGAAGAAATCACATGGAAAAAATAACATGAGAAATTAGAAACTACTTTGagatttatgaaaacaaaaacacgacATACCAAAACTTACGAGATACAGTCAAAGCACTGCTTGGAAGGAAATTTATAGTtctcaaatcttatttttttaaatttttaaatgtttatttatttttgagagagagagaaagagagaggatgcaggcaggggaggggcagagagagagggagacacagaatccgaagcaggctccaggctctgagctgtcagcacagggcctgacgcggggctcgaactcaggagccgtgagatcatgacctgaaccaaagtcagacgcttaaccgactgagccacccaggcacccctgaaaccttcaatttaaaaagaaaaaaaaaagatctaaaatcaatagcTTAAACTTccacattaagaaaatagaaaaagagggtggctcagttggttaagcgtccgacttgagctcaggtcatgatctcacggctcctgagttcgagccccgcgtcaggctctgtgctgacagctctgggcctggagcctgcttcacattctgtgtctccctctctctgttcctccccaacttgcgttttcctctctctctctctctctctctctcaaatataaataaacattaaaaaaaattttttaagaaaatagagaaagaagaataagctaaacccaaagcaagcaaaagaaaagctACAGTAAAGATTAGAGAAAATCAACTAACCTACATATTAGTTcattgaaaagatcaacaaaattgacaaaccttttgCCGGACTGACCAGCTCAGGCCCAGGTTAGCCAAAGGGTATGAACCTGGCAGCTGCAGCCAGAAAGCAATGTGGCTGTGGTTGCTATGTCAGGGAGTCCCCACATGTGAGGTCAATGCCAGTGATAGTAACCCTGCCGCCCAATAGGGGGCTTCACATGGCAATGCTTTCAGCTAACTGTGGAAACAAACCACAGCTGCTCAATACGGATCGCTCATGTAGCTGCCCATGCTATGGGCCATTCTCTAACGAGACTGGCAAGAATCAAGCTGTTGATCGGTCCTGCATCACCCAGGttgtctccatttcttcctggGTCTTTCATCATACGCAACACGTCCACCACCATAGAGTGGGCACAAAGTAGAAGATTCTAGGCTTCTGATACAGAGGCCACCACTCCCTGCCAAACTTGTGACTCCTGCCGAACGTTCATCTGTGTGTCCTACGACGAGGGAGGCCACAGCGTAGGTAGTGTGGCCCCTGTTCTCTCCGGGGGAATTGACTACACAGAACCTTTCACTCCTTCTTGGGGCTATCGGCGGTGCCTTTTTCAGGGTACGGTGGTGCTGTGCCAGTCCAGCCAGGCAGCTTTGGCCACATCATTGTGGT includes these proteins:
- the ZNRD2 gene encoding protein ZNRD2 — translated: MALNGAEVDDFSWEPPSEAETKVLQARRERQDRISRLMGDYLLRGYRMLGETCADCGTILLQDKQRKIYCVACQELDSDVDKDNPALNAQAALSQAREHQLASASELPLGSRPAPQPPVPRPEHCEGAAAGLKAAQGPPPPAGPPNADVLACTQEALLQKLTWASAELGSSTSLETSIQLCSLIRACAEALRSLRQLRH